A window of Echeneis naucrates chromosome 13, fEcheNa1.1, whole genome shotgun sequence contains these coding sequences:
- the nek3 gene encoding serine/threonine-protein kinase Nek3, producing METYSLLRVIGEGSFGRALLVQCKDSQEKYVVKEIQLPKNQSKLENSRREAVLLSRMKHPNIVAFREAFEADDLLCIVMEYCSGGDLLQRIRQQKTTAFCVDEILKWFAQMCSGAKHIHDKRVLHRDLKSKNIFLTNNGTIKLGDFGSACILNSSKAYARTYVGTPYYVAPEIWDNKPYNNKSDVWSLGCVLYELCALRHPFQASSWKSLILKVCRGAYPPLPSHLPYELQHLIKQMFKTNPKDRPSLHTILTSNRVSKLLRSHFPSQVMGTEEQGRRAGRWNREEGKKMADLLGAKSLIKMSTIEGAEFAEGHCESREPGHRKQWNAAPTDTVLQVLANASLISSESMGTASQDLTGLSEEPEDSRQRRQWERDPPERLLSLLEKARLRRDFSTFIINRGGDDLLTGPLSQLQGDNTDGPDMEVVIDRDRLEPRSDDEDTDFEEEFPCNWMDEVEKILPEH from the exons ATGGAGACATATTCACTCCTCAGAGTCATCGGTGAGGGCTCCTTTGGCCGGGCGTTGTTAGTCCAATGTAAAGACAGTCAGGAAAAGTATGTGGTCAAGGAAATCCAGCTGCCAAAG aATCAGTCCAAACTGGAGAATTCAAGGAGAGAAGCCGTCCTGCTGTCCCGAATGAAACATCCTAATATTGTGGCCTTCAGGGAGGCCTTCGAAG CTGATGACCTCCTGTGTATTGTGATGGAGTACTGCAGTGGAGGAGACCTGCTCCAGAGGATCCGGCAACAGAAAACGACAGCGTTTTGCGTGGATGAA ATCTTGAAGTGGTTTGCTCAAATGTGTTCAGGGGCAAAGCATATCCATGATAAACGGGTTTTGCACAGAGATCTGAAGTCCAAG AACATTTTCCTGACAAATAATGGGACAATCAAGCTCGGGGACTTTGGCTCAGCATGTATTTTGAACAG CTCAAAGGCTTATGCTCGTACTTATGTTGGGACACCTTATTACGTGGCTCCAGAAATCTGGGACAACAAGCCGTACAACAACAAGAG CGATGTGTGGTCTTTGGGTTGCGTTCTCTACGAGCTCTGCGCCCTGCGACACCCG TTCCAGGCTTCCAGCTGGAAGAGCTTGATTCTCAAGGTGTGCCGGGGTGCGTACCCTCCCCTCCCCAGCCACCTGCCCTACGAGCTGCAGCATCTGATCAAGCAAATGTTTAAGACAAACCCAAAAGACAGGCCGTCCTTACACACCATCCTGACCTCAAACCGGGTTTCCAAACTCCTGCGTTCACATTTTCCCTCCCAG GTGATGGGAACAGAGGAACAGGGGAGGCGTGCAGGTCGATGgaacagagaggaagggaagaagatGGCAGATCTTCTGGGAGCAAAGAgtttaataaaaatgtcaacaattGAAG GCGCAGAGTTTGCTGAGGGTCACTGTGAAAGCAGAGAGCCCGGCCATCGAAAGCAGTGGAACGCCGCTCCTACAGACACTGTGCTACAGGTGCTGGCCAACGCCAGCCTCATCTCCTCTGAAAGCATGGGAACAGCCAGCCAAGACCTCACAG GTTTGTCAGAGGAGCCTGAAGACAGCAGGCAGAGGAGACAATGGGAGAGGGATCCTCCTGAGAGGCTGCTGAGTCTGCTGGAGAAGGCCCGGCTACGCAGAGACTTCAGCACATTCATAATAAACAGAGGAG GTGACGACCTGCTGACTGGACCCCTCTCCCAGCTGCAGGGTGACAACACCGACGGTCCTGACATGGAAGTGGTCATAGACCGAGACCGGCTGGAGCCGCGCTCTGATGATGAGGACAC AGACTTCGAAGAAGAGTTTCCATGTAACTGGATGGATGAAGTTGAAAAAATATTACCAGAACACTAA
- the lpar6a gene encoding lysophosphatidic acid receptor 6a: protein MNSTTPSIFTLTTSLMDSNSANSSTCSKNDGFKYPLYSTVFSIVFVVGLITNVVAIYIFTCTLKLRNETTTYMINLVLSDLLFVFTLPLRVFYFINQNWPFGSTLCKVSVSLFYTNMYGSMLFLTCISVDRFLAIVHPFRSRTLRTKRNAKIVCTAVWVLVLSGSLPTGFMLQTTSQDNNTRNATFCFENFSSKQWKAHLSKVVIFIETVGFVIPLLLNVCCSIMVLQTLRRPQTISRGGKLNKTKILRMIIVHLIIFCFCFIPYNVNLVFYALVRTKTLKGCYVESVVRSIYPVALCIAVSNCCFDPIVYYFTSETIQNSIKRKSTVTYDVKFSEALQSESSSNLQCSLRNLKAKVFHNESSV, encoded by the coding sequence ATGAACAGCACCACCCCCTCCATTTTCACTTTAACCACATCATTGATGGACAGCAACTCAGCAAACAGCTCTACCTGCAGCAAGAACGATGGGTTCAAATACCCTTTGTACAGCACTGTCTTTAGCATTGTATTTGTGGTGGGACTCATTACCAATGTTGTGGCCATTTACATCTTCACCTGCACCCTGAAGCTGAGGAACGAAACCACAACGTACATGATAAACTTGGTGCTGTCCGacctgctgtttgtcttcacGCTGCCTCTGAGGGTCTTCTACTTCATCAACCAGAACTGGCCCTTTGGCAGCACGCTGTGCAAAGTCTCCGTCTCGTTGTTCTACACCAACATGTATGGCAGCATGCTCTTCCTCACCTGCATCAGCGTGGACCGCTTCCTGGCCATCGTGCACCCTTTTCGCTCAAGGACGCTCAGGACTAAGCGCAACGCCAAGATAGTGTGCACCGCTGTGTGGGTGCTGGTGCTGTCAGGGAGCCTCCCCACGGGGTTCATGTTGCAGACCACCTCACAAGACAACAACACGAGAAACGCTACCTTCTGTTTCGAGAACTTCTCTTCCAAGCAGTGGAAGGCTCACCTGTCGAAGGTGGTGATATTCATAGAAACAGTGGGCTTTGTCATCCCTTTGCTGCTTAACGTTTGTTGCTCCATCATGGTGTTGCAGACCCTGCGTCGCCCTCAAACCATCAGCCGTGGGGGGAagctgaacaaaacaaagatcCTGCGCATGATAATTGTGCAtctcattattttttgtttctgcttcatcCCCTACAATGTAAACTTGGTTTTCTACGCTCTGGTCCGCACCAAAACTCTGAAAGGCTGCTATGTGGAGTCTGTGGTCCGATCCATCTACCCAGTAGCACTCTGCATCGCTGTGTCCAACTGCTGCTTTGATCCCATTGTTTACTATTTCACCTCAGAGACCATCCAGAACTCCATCAAGAGGAAGTCCACGGTCACTTATGATGTCAAGTTCTCTGAGGCCCTGCAATCAGAAAGCAGCTCCAACCTGCAGTGCAGCCTGAGGAATCTGAAAGCTAAGGTCTTTCATAATGAGTCCTCTGTGTGA